From a single Rutidosis leptorrhynchoides isolate AG116_Rl617_1_P2 chromosome 5, CSIRO_AGI_Rlap_v1, whole genome shotgun sequence genomic region:
- the LOC139848099 gene encoding uncharacterized protein — protein sequence MSNLRTLCRPNHAVYSSLTCCYNRARCRPRLIVSLSNSIRNPNSLSPRLIESSNVKKMETLLWGGSRNHQRRMLARAANWTDEKSPYDTLELEGDAGDEEIKLAYRRLAKFYHPDVYDGRGSLEKGETAEARFIKIQAAYELLIDSEERRKYDMENRVNPMKASQAWMEWLMKKRKAFDQRGDMAVTAWAEQQQHELHIRVRRLSRSKTDPDEERKILAKEKKASMENYNTTLKRHTLVLRKRDLMRKKADEEQKKLIITQLLAAEGLELASDEDDAS from the exons ATGAGCAATTTGAGGACACTTTGTAGACCTAATCATGCGGTATACTCATCGTTAACATGTTGTTACAATCGAGCTAGATGTCGACCTCGATTGATAGTCAGCCTTTCCAACTCAATACGAAACCCTAATTCTTTATCGCCTCGATTGATTGAATCATCAAATGTTAAAAAGATGGAAACTTTATTATGGGGTGGATCCAGAAATCATCAAAGGAGGATGTTAGCTAGGGCTGCTAATTGGACTGATGAGAAATCTCCCTATGATACTCttg AGCTGGAGGGTGATGCTGGTGATGAGGAAATAAAGTTGGCATATAGACGTTTAGCAAAGTTCTATCATCCTGATG TTTATGATGGCAGAGGGTCCCTTGAAAAAGGAGAAACTGCCGAAGCTCGATTCATTAAGATTCAAGCTGCCTACGAGTTGCTCATAGACAGTGAGGAACGAAGGAAGTATGATATGGAAAACCGAGTTAATCCAATGAAG GCATCTCAAGCATGGATGGAGTGGTTAATGAAAAAACGCAAGGCTTTTGATCAACGAGGTGATATGGCTGTTACTGCTTGGGCCGAACAGCAGCAGCATGAGTTACATATCCGTGTACGCCGCCTCTCACGTTCAAAG ACGGACCCTGATGAAGAAAGGAAAATTCTTGCGAAAGAGAAGAAGGCATCAATGGAGAATTATAACACTACTTTGAAGAGGCATACACTTGTGTTGAGGAAACGCGATTTGATGAGAAAGAAAGCAGATGAAGAGCAGAAGAAACTCATAATAACTCAGCTTCTAGCAGCAGAGGGTCTTGAGCTTGCATCAGACGAAGATGATGCGTCCTAG